From the genome of Flavobacterium ovatum, one region includes:
- the pta gene encoding phosphate acetyltransferase produces the protein MSKAIYVATSEFNSGKSIITLGLMSMLMGKTAKVGYFRPIIEDFEDGKLDNHIETVLSHFNLDIAFEDAYAFTKSKLIKKKNQGKIGEVLDIIIEKFKCLEEKYDFVLVEGTSFSGEGTAIEMDLNVLIAKNLGIPAIIVSSGVGKTLDEFVDSLYLAYDSFKVKDVEVLAVVANKVQPENLELAVNGLKAILPKDVLVNSFPLISSLKNPSMREIIEELNATVLFGHDYLNNEVGTFSVGAMQLHNYLRHLKDKGLVITPGDRADIIMGALQANESANYPSISGIILTGNIVPEDSIMKLIEGLTSIVPIIAVEEGTYMITNKIGNINSKIYADNANKIETSINTFEKYFDVDALASKLSAFEVEGMTPKMFQYNLVKRAKQHRKHIVLPEGSDDRIILAASRLLAMDVVDISIIGNKKQIEQKVNELGIDFDFDKIKIINPIESEYYEDYANTYYELRKAKNVTLAMAKDLLVDVSYFGTMMVYKGHADGMVSGAAHTTQHTILPALQFIKTKPESSVVSSVFFMCLEDRVSVFGDCAINPNPTAEQLAEIAISSADTSLAFGIEPKVAMLSYSSGSSGKGDEVDKVRKATEIVRAKRPDLKIEGPIQYDAAVDKTVGLSKMPNSEVAGQASVLIFPDLNTGNNTYKAVQRETGALAIGPMLQGLNKPVNDLSRGCTVDDIINTVVITAIQAQGL, from the coding sequence ATGAGTAAAGCAATTTATGTAGCGACCAGTGAATTTAATAGTGGAAAATCTATTATCACTTTGGGATTGATGAGTATGCTGATGGGGAAAACGGCAAAAGTTGGCTATTTTAGACCTATTATCGAAGATTTTGAAGACGGAAAGCTGGACAATCACATAGAAACGGTTCTTTCTCATTTTAATTTAGACATCGCTTTTGAAGACGCTTATGCCTTTACCAAAAGCAAATTAATCAAGAAGAAAAATCAAGGAAAAATAGGAGAGGTTTTGGATATAATTATCGAAAAATTCAAATGTCTTGAAGAAAAGTATGATTTTGTTTTGGTAGAAGGGACGAGCTTTAGTGGCGAAGGAACTGCAATCGAAATGGATTTGAATGTCTTGATTGCCAAAAACCTTGGTATTCCAGCTATTATTGTAAGCAGTGGAGTAGGGAAAACCTTGGACGAATTTGTAGATAGTCTGTATCTAGCCTACGATTCCTTCAAAGTGAAAGACGTTGAGGTATTAGCGGTGGTTGCCAATAAAGTACAACCCGAGAACTTAGAATTGGCCGTTAATGGATTGAAAGCAATTTTACCCAAAGACGTTTTGGTAAATTCTTTTCCGTTGATATCTAGTTTGAAAAATCCTTCTATGCGAGAGATTATCGAAGAATTGAATGCAACCGTTTTGTTTGGTCACGACTATTTGAATAATGAAGTGGGAACATTTAGCGTAGGCGCTATGCAACTGCATAACTATTTGCGTCACCTAAAAGATAAAGGATTGGTGATTACTCCTGGAGATAGAGCCGATATTATTATGGGAGCCTTACAAGCCAACGAATCGGCGAATTATCCTTCTATATCGGGAATTATTTTGACAGGAAATATTGTTCCAGAAGATAGTATTATGAAGTTGATCGAAGGGTTAACAAGTATTGTTCCGATTATTGCGGTTGAGGAAGGTACTTATATGATTACCAATAAAATCGGAAATATAAATTCTAAGATTTATGCCGATAACGCCAATAAAATTGAAACTTCTATCAATACTTTTGAAAAGTATTTTGATGTAGACGCATTAGCCAGTAAACTGAGTGCATTTGAAGTCGAAGGTATGACTCCAAAAATGTTCCAATACAACTTGGTGAAACGTGCGAAGCAGCATCGTAAACATATTGTTTTGCCCGAAGGAAGTGACGACCGTATTATTTTAGCTGCTTCGAGATTATTGGCTATGGACGTTGTAGACATTTCGATTATTGGGAACAAAAAACAAATAGAGCAAAAAGTAAATGAGTTAGGAATCGATTTTGATTTCGATAAAATAAAAATCATAAACCCGATTGAATCGGAATATTACGAGGATTATGCCAATACGTATTATGAATTGCGAAAAGCCAAAAATGTGACTTTGGCCATGGCAAAGGATTTACTGGTAGATGTGTCTTATTTTGGAACCATGATGGTGTACAAAGGACATGCAGACGGAATGGTTTCTGGTGCGGCACATACTACACAGCACACTATTTTACCTGCTTTGCAATTCATTAAAACCAAACCAGAATCCTCTGTGGTTTCATCTGTGTTTTTTATGTGCTTGGAAGACAGAGTTTCGGTTTTTGGAGATTGTGCTATTAACCCAAATCCAACGGCAGAACAATTGGCCGAAATCGCTATTTCGTCAGCAGATACGAGTTTGGCTTTTGGGATTGAACCTAAAGTGGCAATGTTATCCTATTCTTCTGGTTCCTCTGGAAAAGGAGACGAAGTGGATAAAGTGCGTAAAGCAACCGAAATTGTACGTGCCAAACGTCCCGATTTGAAAATCGAAGGCCCTATCCAATACGATGCAGCGGTGGATAAAACAGTAGGATTAAGCAAAATGCCAAATTCGGAGGTAGCAGGACAAGCCAGCGTGCTTATTTTTCCTGATTTGAATACCGGAAACAATACGTATAAAGCCGTTCAAAGAGAAACTGGAGCTTTAGCAATTGGTCCTATGTTGCAAGGATTAAACAAACCAGTAAACGATTTGAGTCGTGGTTGTACCGTTGATGATATCATCAATACGGTTGTGATTACGGCAATTCAAGCACAGGGACTTTAG
- a CDS encoding C40 family peptidase gives MFGICNLAIIPLRFEPSDRSEIVSQVLFGEHFKVLEQLKQWYRIQLQYDGYEGWIDSKQCQLISEANYNQLSNDTIILNADLIEYITTPTNLLIPIPLGASLSFIYNSEINISNFEFEGTKVNGIKNKTNLINTAYLYLNAPYLWGGKTPFGVDCSGFTQMVYKLNGYKLLRDASQQAAQGEPLSFIEESEPGDLAFFDNEEGNITHVGIIMADNYIIHASGKIRIDRLDHLGIYNPETNRHTHKLRVIKKII, from the coding sequence ATGTTCGGAATTTGCAATCTGGCTATAATCCCCCTTCGGTTTGAACCGTCGGATCGATCTGAAATCGTTTCACAAGTACTCTTTGGAGAACATTTCAAAGTTTTGGAACAACTCAAACAATGGTATCGCATCCAATTGCAATATGATGGATACGAAGGCTGGATTGACTCCAAACAATGCCAACTTATTTCCGAAGCCAATTACAATCAGCTGTCCAATGACACCATCATTCTCAATGCCGATTTGATTGAATATATCACCACGCCTACCAATTTGTTGATTCCTATTCCGTTAGGGGCTTCGCTTTCTTTTATATATAATAGCGAAATCAACATCAGTAATTTTGAATTCGAGGGAACCAAAGTCAACGGTATCAAGAATAAAACGAACCTCATCAATACAGCGTACTTATATTTAAACGCACCTTATCTTTGGGGCGGAAAAACGCCTTTTGGAGTCGATTGCTCGGGCTTCACTCAAATGGTGTACAAACTCAATGGTTATAAACTACTTCGCGATGCCTCACAGCAAGCAGCACAAGGCGAACCACTCAGTTTTATCGAAGAAAGTGAACCAGGAGATTTGGCATTTTTTGATAATGAAGAAGGAAACATCACCCACGTTGGTATCATTATGGCCGATAATTACATCATTCACGCCAGCGGAAAAATACGTATCGACCGCCTAGACCACCTTGGCATCTACAATCCCGAAACCAACAGACACACCCATAAATTGAGAGTCATCAAAAAAATCATATAA
- the corA gene encoding magnesium/cobalt transporter CorA has product MRKLKHKNRHKTHANPLEYTGLHKRFESALQLFVYDDKGFKEDSDCTVEDFKKIDLTKNNWLNLHGLNDADLMERIGDFFKIDPFILSDIVNTNRRTKHEEFENTLFFNIKSLLPTEGTDNIHVEQISFLLKKGVLISFQEKKSDFFTHIRERIRAHTGIVREKKTDYLLYLLLDAIMENFYITIENEEDKIEELIVLSKSSSNPDILIRIEKHRDNFNLLKRSIVPLRDSLLAIKNLKDNEYFVMIENDSFHYFSRLSQKSIELLEQIESDMGILESASNFFFSSQSHKMNEIMKTLTVISAIFIPLTFIVGVYGMNFDNMPELKYNNGYYTIIGVMVLIGLMMVFYFKKRKWF; this is encoded by the coding sequence ATGCGAAAGTTAAAACACAAAAACAGACATAAAACACATGCCAATCCGCTAGAATATACGGGGCTGCACAAGCGTTTTGAGTCCGCTTTGCAATTATTTGTGTATGATGATAAAGGTTTTAAGGAGGATTCAGATTGTACAGTAGAAGATTTTAAGAAAATTGATTTAACCAAAAATAATTGGCTCAATCTCCATGGTTTGAATGATGCGGACTTGATGGAACGTATTGGAGATTTTTTTAAAATTGATCCTTTTATCCTTTCGGATATTGTAAATACCAACAGGAGAACCAAACATGAGGAGTTTGAAAACACCTTGTTCTTCAATATCAAATCGCTTTTGCCAACCGAAGGAACAGACAATATACATGTAGAACAAATCAGTTTTTTGTTAAAAAAAGGCGTTTTGATTTCGTTTCAAGAAAAAAAGAGTGATTTTTTCACACACATTCGAGAGCGAATTCGTGCCCATACAGGGATTGTTAGGGAAAAGAAGACTGATTACTTGCTTTATTTGCTGCTAGATGCGATTATGGAGAATTTTTACATCACAATCGAAAATGAAGAGGATAAGATTGAAGAGTTGATTGTGTTATCCAAATCGAGTTCCAATCCAGATATTTTAATTCGAATTGAAAAACACCGAGACAATTTTAATTTATTGAAACGTTCGATTGTGCCTTTAAGGGATTCGTTGTTGGCGATTAAAAACTTGAAAGACAACGAATATTTTGTAATGATAGAAAATGATTCTTTTCATTATTTTTCGCGTTTGAGTCAAAAAAGTATCGAGCTTTTGGAACAAATCGAGTCGGATATGGGAATTCTAGAAAGTGCTTCTAATTTCTTTTTTTCGTCCCAATCACATAAGATGAATGAGATCATGAAGACCTTAACGGTGATTTCGGCTATCTTTATTCCGCTTACTTTTATTGTTGGGGTTTATGGGATGAATTTTGACAATATGCCTGAATTGAAATATAATAACGGTTATTATACAATTATTGGGGTGATGGTCTTGATTGGTTTGATGATGGTTTTCTATTTCAAGAAAAGAAAGTGGTTTTGA
- a CDS encoding acetate kinase, whose amino-acid sequence MKIVIINSGSSSIKYQLMTMPERAVVCSGMIDRIGLETSNFTYKTDSHTIEEVVPIANHKIGLEKIAQLLLDDKVGVIKSKDEIDAVGHRVVHGGAIFTKTVEVTEEVKKEIDELSQLAPLHNPAHLEGIVVAEEIFSNAKQVVVFDTAFHQTIPEVAYKYAIPNELLEKNKIRTYGFHGTSHKYVSEKAIAYLENHSKIICIHLGNGCSITAIKDGKSFDHSMGFSPSNGLIMGTRAGDIDQSVIFYLVKTLGYTMDEVSSLLLKKSGMLGLTGYSDLRDIEEHAGNGNKDCQLALDMNVYRIQKYIGAYTAAMNGLDAIVFTAGIGENSSYIRKSVCANMDFFGLTLDDAKNDLRSKDIREINTVDSKTKILVIPTNEELEIANQVYELL is encoded by the coding sequence ATGAAAATAGTAATCATCAATTCAGGGAGTTCGTCTATCAAATACCAATTAATGACTATGCCCGAAAGAGCGGTTGTTTGTTCGGGAATGATTGATAGAATCGGGTTAGAAACTTCAAATTTCACTTATAAAACAGATAGTCATACCATTGAAGAAGTGGTGCCAATTGCGAATCATAAAATAGGACTAGAGAAAATAGCTCAATTATTATTGGATGATAAAGTGGGAGTAATCAAGTCTAAAGATGAAATTGACGCTGTAGGGCATCGTGTAGTTCACGGTGGTGCAATTTTTACTAAAACTGTTGAAGTTACTGAGGAAGTAAAGAAAGAGATTGATGAACTGTCGCAACTCGCGCCTTTGCATAATCCTGCCCATTTGGAAGGAATTGTAGTGGCAGAAGAAATTTTTTCAAACGCCAAACAAGTAGTTGTTTTTGATACCGCTTTTCATCAAACGATTCCTGAAGTGGCGTATAAATATGCGATTCCGAATGAATTATTAGAAAAAAATAAAATCAGAACCTATGGTTTTCATGGAACTAGTCATAAATACGTATCGGAGAAAGCTATTGCCTATTTAGAAAATCATTCCAAAATAATCTGTATCCATTTGGGGAACGGTTGCAGTATTACCGCTATCAAAGACGGGAAAAGTTTTGATCACAGTATGGGTTTTTCGCCTTCAAACGGTTTGATTATGGGAACGCGTGCAGGTGATATTGACCAATCGGTTATTTTCTATTTGGTAAAAACTTTGGGTTATACTATGGACGAGGTGAGTTCTTTATTATTGAAAAAAAGTGGTATGCTTGGTCTTACCGGTTATAGTGATTTGAGAGATATTGAAGAACACGCTGGTAACGGAAATAAAGATTGTCAGCTGGCATTGGATATGAATGTGTACCGAATTCAGAAATATATTGGCGCCTACACCGCTGCTATGAACGGTTTGGATGCCATTGTATTTACGGCTGGAATAGGGGAGAACTCGTCTTATATTCGTAAATCGGTTTGTGCTAATATGGATTTCTTTGGGTTGACATTGGATGATGCCAAAAACGATTTGCGTTCCAAGGATATAAGAGAAATCAACACAGTTGATTCTAAAACTAAAATCTTGGTGATTCCGACCAATGAGGAGTTGGAGATTGCTAATCAGGTGTATGAGTTGTTGTAA